Proteins found in one Canis aureus isolate CA01 chromosome 19, VMU_Caureus_v.1.0, whole genome shotgun sequence genomic segment:
- the PRR36 gene encoding proline-rich protein 36, with amino-acid sequence MAEEGAGVAETLRRGRLVVGPQRNGTHASVPSVCPAPPKSGGAQGCVPPAPLPQTSHLLREAKRLPTQPPPTLDAKPAALALLLRLQTPSVRTASPSFSLPLGQRVFEAQDFRGVGPPPPSGALQAPPPTSNRKSRLEPGSGYRARGAGSGKAEGCSPCTRRAAPVGPTPAPPPRPQGHSHLLTAPAGTLGPTPGSLGAERPGLPQSSRARLGPPRAQRGPSLRCREGEDGDRGPRGPDWLIGHEARWARPPVARAQPILAQAGLGRQVVGVGAWAGVCAGRKALGRVEPPRASTPGAPAPGSLGPSGSPRSSRPSFRRALPAAAPGALPPAASRVWIERARPRLPVRGRGAGPAPRATARSPLPSPAGGRRQPRRSRAAPPQATQRGPAGGGSPRCGMDKRDKGRAAAASRTTATRPPGLPTPRPPGSPRPPPPVTSAALRVLGAAGAAGRGPLAERAGGIRAPALPEAGPRGGPTRSAGTGPRSPASRPPAAGRGERAPAKTPAPGSISSPGRASGSSRLGSLAQKGPRPPAEEPVARGRAPETPRRSALSAGARRDSSGPSPGAPSPATSRRSRAAGAEVGVARAAPSARPRPPTEAPKKSVSSPPQHGPAEPSPATRRRPSAGGGLQRPTSRPSGSSATPQSSPARPGASPRPGTSPSGTPRALGHPSQPKSKGLQALRPPQSTPARKGATPVQGFSPPLATPSPPGLTQTPQLAPPPQITGTPLPGTLPPSPPTTPPSQSLTGPLATPLPLAPPPSAPLPPQALPSPPATPPSQAPPPPLGGSFLEASTSPTTTIKASFSPSLSPPLQSMSPTQASPTLPPLLARSSPLATPPLSAPGPPATAPLPASSAQATCLLTPPSPQATAPLPGLSTLPATPPLASPSLSPPSLQATPCTVTTPPTLDTSPAAYPPQASPCPLTTLSVQGPPPLCSPYPLASPSLQPAPSLLPVPPPQTPPPLAAHCLPATPSPPRLPTQAPPSLASSPLRVPTSPLTMSPKQTPVSPATAPLPAIPSQSVLPPPLQTPLSPVSLPLQNLCSPLAMPPPQAPPSLALPPLQAPPSPPASPPPRAPPSPLATPSPRAPPSPVATPSPRAPPSPVATPSPRAPSSPLATPPPRTPPSPLATPSPQAPPSLALPPLPFSTLPLQAPPSPLATPPQAPPSLALPPLQALPSPLATPPPQAPPSLALPPLQAPPSPPDSPPLQAPRRPPTPGPDAPIPGPRLTLALAPAPPPPPSRSPSSTLSGPDLAGHSSSATSTPEELRGYDSGPEGGAAASPPPDAELAACHPASWSRGPAPPLAPRSTPGAPLPWPPAAGSGSADGLCTIYEAEGPEPATPAPGALDPEPGPGAGGGKVAAGVGAGATSRGAKPGRLGELPLGALQASVVQHLLSRTLLLAAAEGAAGGGGGPGGAGAGGVAGGARTALSDAELGRWAELLSPLDESRASITSVTSFSPDDVASPQGDWTVVEVETFH; translated from the exons ATggcagaggagggggcaggggttgCAGAGACTCTCAGGAGGGGGCGCCTGGTGGTGGGCCCCCAGAGGAACGGGACACACGCCTCTGTTCCCAGTGTGTGCCCTGCCCCGCCCAAATCCGGCGGAGCGCAGGGCtgtgtgccccctgcccctctcccccagacCTCACACCTCCTTCGTGAAGCCAAGCGACTACC AACCCAGCCACCGCCCACCCTTGATGCCAAGCCCGCAGCACTCGCTCTGCTGCTCCGACTCCAGACACCTAGTGTCCGGACGGCCAGCCCCAGCTTCTCCCTGCCGCTGGGCCAGAGAGTGTTTGAGGCTCAGGACTTCCGGGGtgtgggccccccacccccttcaggGGCACTCCAGGCACCACCTCCAACCTCCAACCGGAAAAGCCGGCTGGAGCCTGGCTCTGGTTACAGGGCCCGAGGGGCAGGGAGTGGCAAAGCTGAAGGCTG ctccccgtGCACCCGGCGGGCCGCTCCCGTGGGCCCGACCCCCGCCCCGCCACCCCGTCCCCAGGGACACAGCCACCTACTCACCGCTCCGGCCGGGACGCTGGGCCCAACTCCCGGGTCCCTGGGAGCGGAGCGGCCGGGACTCCCGCAGAGTTCCCGGGCCCGCCTGG GCCCCCCGAGGGCCCAGCGGGGGCCCAGCCTCCGCTGTCGCGAAGGCGAGGACGGGGACCGGGGACCCCGAGGGCCGGATTGGTTGATTGGGCACGAGGCACGATGGGCCCGCCCCCCGGTTGCCAGGGCCCAGCCTATCCTCGCCCAGGCGGGCCTCGGGCGCCaggtggttggggtgggggcctgggcaggTGTGTGTGCTGGGAGGAAGGCGCTGGGCCGCGTCGAGCCCCCCAGGGCTTCCACCCCCGGAGCCCCTGCGCCTGGGAGTCTGGGGCCCTCTGGCTCCCCGCGGAGCAGCCGCCCCTCCTTCCGCCGCGctctccccgccgccgcccccggcgcgctcccgcccgccgcctcccgggTCTGGATCGAGCGCGCGCGCCCCCGTCTCCCAGTCCGCGGCCGAGGGGCGGGCCCGGCTCCCCGCGCCaccgcccgcagccccctcccctcgcCCGCCGGCGGCCGGCGGCAGCCCCGGCGCTCCCGCGCGGCCCCACCCCAGGCGACCCAGCGTGGACCCGCGGGCGGCGGGAGCCCGAG GTGCGGGATGGACAAGAGGGACAAGGGCAGGGCAGCGGCCGCCTCGCGGACCACGGCTACTCGCCCTCCCGGCCTTCcgacccccaggcccccagggtcTCCTCGTCCCCCTCCCCCAGTAACCAGCGCGGCCCTCCGAGTTCTGGGAGCCGCGGGAGCTGCCGGGCGAGGGCCCCTGGCCGAGCGAGCAGGGGGTATCCGGGCACCCGCTCTCCCGGAGGCTGGTCCCCGGGGAGGACCAACGCGGAGCGCTGGGACAGGCCCCCGGAGTCCAG CCTCCAGGCCCCCGGCTGCTGGGAGAGGGGAGCGGGCCCCTGCCAAGACCCCAGCCCCGGGCTCTATCTCTAGCCCGGGACGTGCCAGCGGGAGCAGCAG GCTAGGCTCTCTTGCACAGAAGGGGCCTCGGCCCCCAGCTGAGGAACCTGTGGCCAGAGGAAGAGCTCCAGAAACACCCAGAAGAAGCGCGCTGAGCGCCGGGGCACGGAGAG ACTCTTCCGGGCCctccccaggcgccccttcccCAGCCACTTCCCGTCGGTCCCGAGCTGCAGGTGCTGAAGTGGGTGTCGCTCGGGCAGCTCCGAGTGCCCGGCCGCGGCCTCCCACCGAGGCCCCCAAGAAATCCGTGAGCAGCCCCCCGCAGCATGGTCCCGCAGAACCGAGTCCCGCCACCAGGAGGCGACCCAGCGCCGGCGGAGGCCTCCAGAGGCCAACCTCGCGCCCCTCGGGCTCCAGCGCCACTCCCCAgtcctcccccgcccgccccggggcctcgccccgccccgggaCCTCGCCAAGTGGGACACCCCGGGCTCTGGGGCATCCCTCGCAGCCCAAGTCGAAAGGGCTGCAGGCTCTGCGCCCTCCCCAGTCCACACCCGCGAGGAAAGGCGCAACCCCAGTGCAGGGCTTTTCTCCTCCTTTAGCTACACCCTCTCCTCCGGGTTTGACCCAAACCCCCCAACTGGCACCGCCTCCGCAAATCACAGGGACTCCCCTGCCTGGCacgctccctccctctccaccgaCCACGCCCCCTTCCCAGTCCCTAACCGGCCCTTTGGCCACACCCCTTCCActagcccctcctccctctgctcccctccctccgCAGGCCCTCCCCTCTCCACCGGCCACGCCCCCTTCgcaagccccacccccacccctgggtggctcctttcTGGAGGCGTCCACCTCTCCCACGACCACTATTAAGGCTTCATTCTCTCCATCATTGTCACCCCCTCTGCAGAGTATGTCCCCAACCCAGGCTTCTCCAACTTTGCCCCCTCTTCTGGCTCGCTCCTCTCCCTTGGCCACACCTCCTTTGTCGGCTCCTGGACCACCAGCCACGGCCCCTCTACCAGCCTCTTCTGCTCAAGCAACATGTCTGCtgaccccaccctccccccaagCCACAGCCCCTCTGCCGGGTCTTTCCACTTTGCCTGCTACCCCTCCACTGGCCAGTCCTTCCTTATCCCCGCCCTCTCTTCAGGCCACGCCCTGTACGGTGACCACGCCCCCCACGCTGGACACTTCTCCGGCCGCATACCCTCCTCAAGCCTCTCCCTGTCCTCTGACCACCCTCTCTGTGCAGGGGCCTCCTCCCCTGTGCTCTCCATATCCCTTGGCCTCCCCATCTCTGCAGCCTGCACCCTCTCTCCTGCCCGTGCCCCCTCCGCAGACCCCACCTCCTCTGGCCGCACACTGTCTGCCGGCCACGCCCTCTCCGCCCCGGCTCCCTACACAGGCCCCACCTTCTCTGGCCTCATCACCTCTGCGAGTCCCAACCTCTCCACTAACCATGTCTCCCAAGCAAACTCCAGTTTCTCCTGCCACAGCCCCTCTGCCGGCCATTCCCTCTCAGAGCGTGCTCCCACCACCTCTGCAAACCCCTCTCTCTCCTGTTTCACTCCCTCTGCAGAACCTTTGCTCTCCCTTGGccatgccccctccccaggctccacCTTCCCTGGCTTTGCCTCCTCTTcaggcccctccctctccccctgcctcaccGCCTCCGcgagcccctccctctcccctggccacaccctccccgcgggcccctccctcccccgtgGCCACACCCTCTCCgcgggcccctccctcccccgtgGCCACACCCTCCCCGCgggccccttcctctcccctggcCACACCCCCTCCACggacccctccctctcccttggccacACCTTCCCCGCAGGCTCCACCTTCCCTGGCCTTGCCTCCTCTGCCCTTCTCGACTCTCCCTCTGCAGGCTCCGCCCTCTCCCCTGGCCACGCCCCCTCAGGCTCCACCTTCCCTGGCCTTGCCTCCTCTGCaggccctgccctctcccctggccacgccccctccccaggctccaccttccctggccctgccccctctGCAAGCCCCGCCCTCTCCCCCGGACTCCCCCCCTCTGCAAGCCCCACGCCGACCCCCGACCCCGGGTCCGGATGCCCCCATCCCGGGCCCACGGCTGACCCTGGCGCTGGCCCcagctccgccgccgccgccctcgcgCAGCCCGTCCAGCACGCTGAGCGGCCCGGATCTGGCGGGCCACAGCAGCAGCGCCACCAGCACGCCGGAGGAGCTGCGTGGCTACGACAGTGGGCCCGAGGGCGGCGCCGCGGCCTCTCCGCCCCCCGACGCGGAGCTCGCCGCCTGCCACCCGGCCTCCTGGAGCCGAGGTCCCGCTCCGCCGCTGGCCCCCCGCAGCACCCCAG GAGCGCCGCTGCCTTGGCCTCCTGCCGCCGGGTCGGGCTCCGCTGACGGCCTCTGCACCATCTACGAGGCTGAGGGTCCCGAGCCGGCGACCCCCGCCCCGGGCGCGCTGGATCCGGAGCCCGGGCCCGGCGCGGGTGGTGGGAAGGTGGCGGCTGGAGTAGGGGCGGGGGCGACCTCGCGTGGAGCGAAGCCGGGGCGCCTGGGCGAGCTGCCGCTGGGGGCGCTGCAAGCGAGCGTCGTGCAGCACCTGCTGAGCCGGACGCTGCTGCTAGCTGCGGCCGAGGGTGctgcaggcggcggcggcggcccaggGGGCGCGGGGGCTGGCGGCGTCGCGGGGGGCGCCCGTACTGCGCTCAGCGACGCCGAACTGGGCCGCTGGGCTGAACTGTTGTCTCCCCTGGACGAGTCCCGCGCCAGCATCACCTCGGTCACCAGCTTCTCCCCGGACGACGTGGCTTCCCCGCAGGGTGACTGGAcggtggtggaggtggagaccTTCCACTGA
- the LRRC8E gene encoding volume-regulated anion channel subunit LRRC8E isoform X1, with protein MIPVAEFKQFTEQQPAFKVLKPWWDVLAEYLTVAMLMIGVFGCTLQVTQDKIICLPSHEPRENLSEAPCQQLLPRGVSEQMAGLREVSGLKNNLDLQQYSFINQLCYETALHWYAKYFPYLVVIHTLIFMVCTSFWFKFPGTSSKIEHFISILGKCFDSPWTTRALSEVSGENHKGPAAGRVTATVEASAGPGKANEGEKEKVLVEPEKVVTEPPAVTLLDKKEGEQAKALFEKVKKFRVHVEEGDILYTMYIRQTVLKVCKFFAILVYNLVYVEKISFLVACRVETSEVTGYASFCCNHTKAHLFSKLAFCYISFVCVYGLTCLYTLYWLFHRPLKEYSFRSVREETGMGDIPDVKNDFAFMLHLIDQYDSLYSKRFAVFLSEVSESRLKQLNLNHEWTPEKLRQKLQRNARGRLELALCMLPGLPDTVFELSEVEALRLEAICDITFPPGLSQLVHLQELSLLHSPARLPFSLQIFLRDRLKVICVKCEELRDVPLWVFGLRGLEELHLEGLFPPELARAAALESLRELKQLKALSLRSNASKVPASVTDVAGHLQRLSLHNDGARLLALNSLKKLAALRELELVACGLERIPHAIFSLGALQELDLRDNHLRSIEEILSFQHCRKLVTLKLWHNQIAYVPEHVRKLRGLEQLYLSHNKLETLPTQLGMCSGLRLLDISHNGLRSLPPELGLLQNLQHLALSYNALEALPDELFFCRKLRTLLLGYNHLSQLSSQVGALRALSRLELKGNRLEALPEELGNCVGLKKVGLLVEDTLYEGLPAEVREKLEEE; from the exons ATGATTCCGGTGGCCGAGTTCAAGCAGTTCACGGAGCAGCAGCCCGCCTTCAAGGTGCTCAAACCCTGGTGGGACGTGCTGGCGGAGTACCTCACCGTGGCTATGCTCATGATCGGGGTCTTCGGCTGCACCCTGCAG GTGACACAGGACAAGATCATCTGTCTGCCCAGTCACGAACCCCGGGAGAATTTATCAGAGGCCCCATGCCAGCAACTGCTGCCACGGGGGGTCTCCGAGCAGATGGCGGGCCTTCGGGAGGTAAGCGGCCTCAAGAACAACCTGGACCTGCAGCAGTACAGCTTCATTAACCAGCTCTGCTACGAGACAGCCCTCCACTGGTACGCCAAGTACTTCCCCTACCTGGTCGTCATTCACACGCTCATCTTCATGGTCTGCACCAGCTTCTGGTTCAAGTTCCCTGGCACCAGCTCCAAGATCGAGCACTTCATCTCCATCCTGGGCAAATGTTTCGACTCGCCATGGACCACACGGGCCCTGTCTGAGGTCTCTGGGGAGAACCATAAGGGCCCCGCCGCTGGACGGGTGACGGCCACCGTGGAGGCCTCCGCGGGACCAGGAAAAGCTAATGAGGGTGAGAAGGAAAAGGTGCTGGTGGAGCCTGAGAAGGTGGTGACGGAGCCACCAGCCGTCACCCTGTTGGATAAGAAGGAGGGTGAACAGGCCAAAGCCCTGTTTGAGAAGGTCAAGAAGTTCCGTGTGCATGTGGAGGAGGGGGACATCTTGTATACCATGTACATCCGGCAAACGGTGCTCAAGGTCTGCAAGTTCTTTGCCATCCTGGTCTACAACCTTGTCTACGTGGAGAAGATCAGTTTCCTGGTGGCCTGCAGGGTAGAGACGTCGGAGGTCACGGGCTACGCCAGCTTCTGCTGCAACCACACCAAGGCCCACCTCTTCTCCAAGCTGGCTTTCTGCTACATCTCCTTCGTGTGCGTCTATGGGCTAACCTGTCTCTACACGCTCTACTGGCTCTTCCATCGGCCCCTCAAGGAGTACTCCTTCCGTTCTGTGCGGGAGGAGACCGGCATGGGTGACATACCCGACGTCAAGAATGACTTTGCTTTCATGCTACATCTCATCGACCAGTACGACTCCCTCTACTCCAAGCGCTTCGCCGTCTTCCTCTCCGAAGTCAGCGAGAGCCGCCTGAAGCAGCTCAACCTGAACCACGAGTGGACGCCTGAGAAGCTGCGGCAGAAGCTGCAGCGCAACGCCCGGGGCCGGCTCGAGCTGGCCCTCTGCATGCTCCCGGGGCTGCCGGACACCGTCTTCGAGCTCAGCGAGGTGGAAGCCCTCCGGCTGGAGGCCATCTGTGATATCACCTTCCCCCCCGGCCTCTCGCAGCTGGTGCACCTGCAGGAGCTCAGCCTGCTCCACTCGCCTGCCAGGCTGCCCTTCTCGCTGCAGATCTTCCTGCGGGACCGCCTGAAGGTCATCTGCGTCAAGTGCGAGGAGCTCCGCGACGTGCCCCTGTGGGTGTTTGGGCTGCGTGGCCTGGAGGAGCTGCACCTCGAGGGGCTCTTCCCCCCGGAGCTGGCTCGGGCAGCGGCCCTAGAGAGCCTCCGGGAGCTGAAGCAGCTCAAGGCGCTGTCTCTGCGGAGCAATGCCAGCAAGGTGCCGGCCAGCGTGACTGACGTGGCCGGGCACCTGCAGCGGCTTAGTCTGCACAACGACGGGGCCCGCCTGCTGGCCCTGAACAGCCTCAAGAAGCTGGCGGCACTGCGGGAGCTGGAGCTGGTGGCCTGCGGGCTGGAGCGCATCCCCCATGCCATCTTCAGCCTGGGCGCGCTGCAGGAACTTGACCTCAGGGACAACCACCTGCGGTCCATTGAAGAGATCCTCAGCTTCCAGCACTGTCGCAAGCTGGTCACGCTCAAGCTGTGGCACAACCAGATCGCTTACGTCCCTGAGCACGTGCGCAAGCTCCGGGGCCTGGAGCAGCTCTACCTCAGCCACAACAAGCTGGAGACCCTGCCCACCCAGCTCGGCATGTGCTCCGGCCTCCGCCTGCTGGACATCTCCCACAATGGGCTACGCTCCCTGCCGCCCGAGCTGGGCCTCCTCCAGAACCTGCAGCACCTGGCTCTGTCCTACAATGCCCTGGAGGCCCTGCCTGATGAGCTCTTCTTCTGCCGGAAGCTGCGGACGTTGCTTCTGGGCTACAACCACCTGAGCCAGCTCTCGTCCCAGGTGGGGGCCCTCAGAGCCCTCAGCCGCCTGGAGCTCAAGGGCAACCGCTTGGAGGCACTACCAGAAGAGCTTGGCAACTGTGTGGGGCTCAAGAAAGTGGGGCTCCTCGTAGAAGACACCCTTTACGAGGGCCTGCCGGCAGAGGTGCGGGAGAAACTGGAGGAGGAATGA
- the LRRC8E gene encoding volume-regulated anion channel subunit LRRC8E isoform X2, whose protein sequence is MAGLREVSGLKNNLDLQQYSFINQLCYETALHWYAKYFPYLVVIHTLIFMVCTSFWFKFPGTSSKIEHFISILGKCFDSPWTTRALSEVSGENHKGPAAGRVTATVEASAGPGKANEGEKEKVLVEPEKVVTEPPAVTLLDKKEGEQAKALFEKVKKFRVHVEEGDILYTMYIRQTVLKVCKFFAILVYNLVYVEKISFLVACRVETSEVTGYASFCCNHTKAHLFSKLAFCYISFVCVYGLTCLYTLYWLFHRPLKEYSFRSVREETGMGDIPDVKNDFAFMLHLIDQYDSLYSKRFAVFLSEVSESRLKQLNLNHEWTPEKLRQKLQRNARGRLELALCMLPGLPDTVFELSEVEALRLEAICDITFPPGLSQLVHLQELSLLHSPARLPFSLQIFLRDRLKVICVKCEELRDVPLWVFGLRGLEELHLEGLFPPELARAAALESLRELKQLKALSLRSNASKVPASVTDVAGHLQRLSLHNDGARLLALNSLKKLAALRELELVACGLERIPHAIFSLGALQELDLRDNHLRSIEEILSFQHCRKLVTLKLWHNQIAYVPEHVRKLRGLEQLYLSHNKLETLPTQLGMCSGLRLLDISHNGLRSLPPELGLLQNLQHLALSYNALEALPDELFFCRKLRTLLLGYNHLSQLSSQVGALRALSRLELKGNRLEALPEELGNCVGLKKVGLLVEDTLYEGLPAEVREKLEEE, encoded by the coding sequence ATGGCGGGCCTTCGGGAGGTAAGCGGCCTCAAGAACAACCTGGACCTGCAGCAGTACAGCTTCATTAACCAGCTCTGCTACGAGACAGCCCTCCACTGGTACGCCAAGTACTTCCCCTACCTGGTCGTCATTCACACGCTCATCTTCATGGTCTGCACCAGCTTCTGGTTCAAGTTCCCTGGCACCAGCTCCAAGATCGAGCACTTCATCTCCATCCTGGGCAAATGTTTCGACTCGCCATGGACCACACGGGCCCTGTCTGAGGTCTCTGGGGAGAACCATAAGGGCCCCGCCGCTGGACGGGTGACGGCCACCGTGGAGGCCTCCGCGGGACCAGGAAAAGCTAATGAGGGTGAGAAGGAAAAGGTGCTGGTGGAGCCTGAGAAGGTGGTGACGGAGCCACCAGCCGTCACCCTGTTGGATAAGAAGGAGGGTGAACAGGCCAAAGCCCTGTTTGAGAAGGTCAAGAAGTTCCGTGTGCATGTGGAGGAGGGGGACATCTTGTATACCATGTACATCCGGCAAACGGTGCTCAAGGTCTGCAAGTTCTTTGCCATCCTGGTCTACAACCTTGTCTACGTGGAGAAGATCAGTTTCCTGGTGGCCTGCAGGGTAGAGACGTCGGAGGTCACGGGCTACGCCAGCTTCTGCTGCAACCACACCAAGGCCCACCTCTTCTCCAAGCTGGCTTTCTGCTACATCTCCTTCGTGTGCGTCTATGGGCTAACCTGTCTCTACACGCTCTACTGGCTCTTCCATCGGCCCCTCAAGGAGTACTCCTTCCGTTCTGTGCGGGAGGAGACCGGCATGGGTGACATACCCGACGTCAAGAATGACTTTGCTTTCATGCTACATCTCATCGACCAGTACGACTCCCTCTACTCCAAGCGCTTCGCCGTCTTCCTCTCCGAAGTCAGCGAGAGCCGCCTGAAGCAGCTCAACCTGAACCACGAGTGGACGCCTGAGAAGCTGCGGCAGAAGCTGCAGCGCAACGCCCGGGGCCGGCTCGAGCTGGCCCTCTGCATGCTCCCGGGGCTGCCGGACACCGTCTTCGAGCTCAGCGAGGTGGAAGCCCTCCGGCTGGAGGCCATCTGTGATATCACCTTCCCCCCCGGCCTCTCGCAGCTGGTGCACCTGCAGGAGCTCAGCCTGCTCCACTCGCCTGCCAGGCTGCCCTTCTCGCTGCAGATCTTCCTGCGGGACCGCCTGAAGGTCATCTGCGTCAAGTGCGAGGAGCTCCGCGACGTGCCCCTGTGGGTGTTTGGGCTGCGTGGCCTGGAGGAGCTGCACCTCGAGGGGCTCTTCCCCCCGGAGCTGGCTCGGGCAGCGGCCCTAGAGAGCCTCCGGGAGCTGAAGCAGCTCAAGGCGCTGTCTCTGCGGAGCAATGCCAGCAAGGTGCCGGCCAGCGTGACTGACGTGGCCGGGCACCTGCAGCGGCTTAGTCTGCACAACGACGGGGCCCGCCTGCTGGCCCTGAACAGCCTCAAGAAGCTGGCGGCACTGCGGGAGCTGGAGCTGGTGGCCTGCGGGCTGGAGCGCATCCCCCATGCCATCTTCAGCCTGGGCGCGCTGCAGGAACTTGACCTCAGGGACAACCACCTGCGGTCCATTGAAGAGATCCTCAGCTTCCAGCACTGTCGCAAGCTGGTCACGCTCAAGCTGTGGCACAACCAGATCGCTTACGTCCCTGAGCACGTGCGCAAGCTCCGGGGCCTGGAGCAGCTCTACCTCAGCCACAACAAGCTGGAGACCCTGCCCACCCAGCTCGGCATGTGCTCCGGCCTCCGCCTGCTGGACATCTCCCACAATGGGCTACGCTCCCTGCCGCCCGAGCTGGGCCTCCTCCAGAACCTGCAGCACCTGGCTCTGTCCTACAATGCCCTGGAGGCCCTGCCTGATGAGCTCTTCTTCTGCCGGAAGCTGCGGACGTTGCTTCTGGGCTACAACCACCTGAGCCAGCTCTCGTCCCAGGTGGGGGCCCTCAGAGCCCTCAGCCGCCTGGAGCTCAAGGGCAACCGCTTGGAGGCACTACCAGAAGAGCTTGGCAACTGTGTGGGGCTCAAGAAAGTGGGGCTCCTCGTAGAAGACACCCTTTACGAGGGCCTGCCGGCAGAGGTGCGGGAGAAACTGGAGGAGGAATGA